The genomic region AATATCCAGGTCAAAGGAACAATCATCGGCACCACTACAGATTTGGATGGTAACTTTTTGTTGGAAATTAATCAATCCCCACCCCTTACCTTAATATTTAGCATGGTTGGCTATGCTAAAGAGGAAATTGGAATTTCAAGTGCTGAAACTAAAAACTTAAATGTTCAACTTCAGGAACAAACACTTTTGGGCCAGGAGGTTGTAGTTTCTGCCTCAAGAGTAGAAGAAAGCATTCTGACCTCCCCTATCTCTATCGAAAAAATGGATATCCTTAGCATCAGAGAAAATGCCAGCGACACCTATTATAAAAGTATTGCAAACCTTAAAGGTGTGGACATTACTTCTTCCTCTATCAACTTTCAAATACTCAATTCCCGAGGGTTTAATTCCACAGGAAATATCCGTTTCGTTCAATTGATAGACGGCATGGATACTCAGGCACCAGCGCTTAATTTTCCTATTGGAAACCTGAACGGACCATCGGAGTTGGACGTGGAAAGTGTGGAATTTATTCCAGGGGCATCATCAGCCTTATATGGACCTAATGCATTTAATGGTATCCTATTGGTAACAAGTAAAAGCCCATTTGAATACCAAGGATTAAGTGCTTATTACAAACAGGGAATGAACCATTTCAACAGCAATGCTGAAGAACCTACTGGTGCTCCTAGACCTATGTATGAGGGTTCCATTCGCTATGCAAAAGCATTCAATAACAAGTGGGCTTTCAAAATCAATGGTACATTTATGCGAGCCACTGACTGGTATGGAACTGATAAAACAGATTTAAATATTAGCAGCCAGGGCAACCTACCCTTTAACCCAGGGGCAAATAGGGTCCACGTATTTGGAGATGAAGTTTCCAGTAATATTGGACTATTAAGAAATCTATCCACTATCCAACAACAAGCTGAAGCATTAGGTCTAAGTGCCTATGTGAGCAGTATCCCTGACCAGGTGGTATCACGAACGGGATATGATGAAAGATATTTGGTAGACTATAATGCAGCAAATTATAAGATAAGTGGTTCATTGAATTACAGGTTAAATGACTTTTTAGAACTCTCCTATTCCCTCAATTTCGGTTCAGGAACCTCCGTATATACCGGTGCCCAACGGTATTCCTTAAAAAACTTTGCTATCACCCAACATAAATTGGAATTAAAGGGTGACAATTTCTTCCTCAGAGGCTATACCACCAGGGATAACTCAGGAGACTCCTATATAGCTGATATTACTGGAGTAAATATTAACAGCATTTGGAAGGATAATTCAACTTGGTTTGGAGAATATACCCTTGCTTATATGGGTGCTCTTGCCCAACAAGGGGTTCCGGGAGGAGAATTTGGGTCAACAACTCAACAAGCTGCTGCCCACCAAGCAGCCAGAAATTTTGCAGATCAAGGTCGGATTCTTCCTGGAACACCAGAGTTTGAGGAGGCACAAGCCAGCGTCCGATCAGATTTTATTCCTACAGGCTCCCTTTTCAATGAAAAATCAAAAATGTATTTGGC from Echinicola jeungdonensis harbors:
- a CDS encoding TonB-dependent receptor, which gives rise to MKTFFSIGCLPVILLSIFLSFFTDNVIAQTSISGSVKDGENNEPLIGVNIQVKGTIIGTTTDLDGNFLLEINQSPPLTLIFSMVGYAKEEIGISSAETKNLNVQLQEQTLLGQEVVVSASRVEESILTSPISIEKMDILSIRENASDTYYKSIANLKGVDITSSSINFQILNSRGFNSTGNIRFVQLIDGMDTQAPALNFPIGNLNGPSELDVESVEFIPGASSALYGPNAFNGILLVTSKSPFEYQGLSAYYKQGMNHFNSNAEEPTGAPRPMYEGSIRYAKAFNNKWAFKINGTFMRATDWYGTDKTDLNISSQGNLPFNPGANRVHVFGDEVSSNIGLLRNLSTIQQQAEALGLSAYVSSIPDQVVSRTGYDERYLVDYNAANYKISGSLNYRLNDFLELSYSLNFGSGTSVYTGAQRYSLKNFAITQHKLELKGDNFFLRGYTTRDNSGDSYIADITGVNINSIWKDNSTWFGEYTLAYMGALAQQGVPGGEFGSTTQQAAAHQAARNFADQGRILPGTPEFEEAQASVRSDFIPTGSLFNEKSKMYLAEGQYNFKEEIPFLDMQIGATYRLYDLNSNGTVYADVKGNDITITEYGGFVQASKQLLNEKLKLMGSIRYDKNENFEGQFSPRVSAVISQGNSNIRMSYQTGFRMPDTQGQHIDLNVVSMRLLGGLPYYRNKYDIFNNAFSLASANEYAAAVGAGASPVSPEATSLLKPVNSLPELRPEKVKAVEIGYRGLLADSRLLIDVAYYYSLYDNFITQTAVRKAPGPVYPNPINMEQLAINAVNAPSLLTPVTTIGEENTFSTYTNIEGDNVKANGATLGVTYNLPKNFTLSGNYNYNKLLSDIQEGFLNDFNTPEHKINLSFTNRKLTENLGFNISYRFQSDFRWESSFAQGKVPSIQNLDAQLSIRYPDSKTKLKIGGANILNNRYFYNFGGPLTGAIYYMSITFDELLN